One region of Manis pentadactyla isolate mManPen7 chromosome 9, mManPen7.hap1, whole genome shotgun sequence genomic DNA includes:
- the FERMT3 gene encoding fermitin family homolog 3 yields MAGMKTATGDYIDSSWELQVFVGEEDPQAESVTLRVTGESHIGAVLLKVVEKIERKQDWSDHAIWWEQKRQWLLQTHWTLDKYGILADARLFFGPQHRPIILRLPNRRALRLQASFSQPLFQAVAAICRLLSIRHPEELSLLRAPEKKEKKKKEKEPEEELYDLTKVVLAGGVAPALFRGMPAHFSDSAQTEACYHMLSRPQPPPDPLLLQRLPRPGSLVDKTQLHSRWLDSSRCLMQQGIKTGDTLWLRFKYYSFFDLDPKADPVRLTQLYEQARWDLLLEEIDCTEEEMMVFAALQYHINKLSQSGEVDEPAGTDPGLDDLDAALSNLEVKLEGSASTDMLDSLTTIPELKDYLRIFRPRKLTLKGYRQHWVVFKETTLSYYKSQDEAPGDPIQQLNLKGCEVVPDVNVSGQKFCIKLLVPSPEGMSEIYLRCQDEQQYAHWMAGCRLASKGRTMADSSYASEVQAILAFLSLQRTGAGGSGNHPQSLDASTEGLNPYGLVAPRFQRKFKAKQLTPRILEAHQNVAQLPLSEAQLRFIQAWQSLPDFGISYFMVRFKGSRKDEILGIANNRLIRIDLAVGDVVKTWRFSNMRQWNVNWDIRQVAIEFDEHINVAFSSVSASCRIVHEYIGGYIFLSTRERARGEELNEDLFLQLTGGHEAF; encoded by the exons ATGGCGGGGATGAAGACAGCCACTGGGGACTATATCGACTCATCCTGGGAGCTGCAGGTGTTTGTGGGAGAAGAGGACCCCCAGGCCGAGTCAGTTACTCTCCGGGTCACAGGGGAGTCACACATCGGCGCAGTGCTCCTGAAGGTCGTGGAGAAGATTG AGCGCAAGCAGGACTGGTCAGACCATGCCATTTGGTGGGAACAGAAAAGGCAATGGCTGCTGCAGACCCACTGGACACTGGACAAGTATGGCATCCTGGCTGACGCCCGCCTCTTCTTCGGGCCCCAGCACCGGCCCATCATCCTGCGGCTGCCTAATCGCCGCGCCCTGCGCCTCCAAGCCAGCTTCTCCCAGCCCCTCTTCCAGGCTGTGGCTGCCATCTGCCGCCTCCTCA GTATCCGGCACCCTGAGGAGCTGTCTCTGCTCCGGGctccagagaagaaagagaagaagaaaaaagaaaaggagccgGAGGAGGAGTTGTATGACTTGACCAAGGTCGTCCTGGCCGGGG GCGTGGCACCTGCATTGTTCCGGGGGATGCCAGCCCATTTCTCAGACAGTGCTCAGACTGAGGCCTGCTACCACATGCTGAGCCGGCCTCAGCCCCCGCCAGACCCCCTCCTGCTGCAGCGCCTGCCCCGGCCAGGCTCCCTGGTAGACAAGACCCAGCTCCACAGCAG GTGGCTGGACTCGTCACGGTGCCTCATGCAGCAGGGCATCAAGACTGGGGACACACTCTGGCTGCGCTTTAAGTACTACAGTTTTTTCGACCTGGATCCCAAG GCAGACCCAGTGCGGCTGACCCAGCTGTATGAACAGGCCCGGTGGGACCTGCTGCTGGAGGAGATTGACTGCACCGAGGAGGAGATGATGGTGTTTGCAGCACTACAG TACCACATCAACAAGCTGTCCCAGAGTGGGGAGGTGGATGAACCGGCTGGCACAGACCCGGGGCTTGACGACCTGGATGCAGCCCTGAGCAACCTGGAGGTGAAGCTGGAGGGGTCGGCGTCCACGGACATGCTG GACAGCCTCACCACCATCCCAGAACTCAAGGACTATCTTCGGATCTTCCG GCCCCGGAAGCTGACCCTGAAGGGGTACCGCCAACACTGGGTGGTGTTCAAGGAGACCACACTGTCCTACTACAAGAGCCAGGATGAGGCCCCGGGGGACCCCATTCAGCAGCTCAACCTCAAGG gcTGTGAGGTGGTCCCTGATGTCAATGTCTCAGGCCAGAAGTTCTGTATCAAGCTCCTGGTGCCCTCCCCTGAGGGCATGAGTGAGATCTACCTACGGTGCCAGGAT GAGCAGCAGTATGCCCACTGGATGGCCGGCTGCCGCCTGGCCTCCAAGGGCCGCACCATGGCGGACAGTAGCTACGCCAGCGAGGTGCAGGCCATTCTGGCTTTCCTCAGCCTGCAGCGGACAGGCGCTGGGGGCTCAGGCAACCACCCCCAGAGTCTTGACGCCTCCACTGAGGGCCTTAACCCCTATGGCCTTGTTGCCCCCCGCTTCCAGCGAAAATTCAAGGCAAAGCAG CTCACCCCACGGATCCTGGAAGCCCACCAGAACGTGGCCCAGCTCCCACTGTCAGAAGCCCAGCTGCGCTTCATCCAGGCCTGGCAGTCCCTGCCCGACTTTGGCATCTCCTATTTCATGGTCAG GTTCAAGGGCAGCAGGAAAGATGAGATCCTAGGCATTGCCAACAACCGACTGATCCGAATAGACTTGGCTGTGGGCGATGTAGTCAAGACCTGGCGCTTCAGCAACATGCGCCAGTGGAATGTTAACTGGGACATCCGGCAG GTCGCCATTGAGTTTGATGAGCATATCAACGTGGCTTTCAGCAGTGTGTCTGCCAGCTGCCGCATCGTGCACGAGTACATCGGCGGCTACATTTTCCTGTCAACACGGGAGCGGGCCCGCGGGGAGGAACTGAATGAAGACCTTTTCCTGCAACTCACAGGAGGCCACGAGGCCTTCTGA